The following are encoded in a window of Sminthopsis crassicaudata isolate SCR6 chromosome 5, ASM4859323v1, whole genome shotgun sequence genomic DNA:
- the EPHB6 gene encoding ephrin type-B receptor 6 isoform X1, with protein MSIKGAIQPGDKVGDMVWIWILFFIPPTLALEEVLLDTTGETSEIGWLTYPPGGWDEVSVLDNQQRLTRTFEACHVAEGLGLGQDNWLQTHFVDRQGAHRAHIRLHFSVRACTSLGVGGGTCRETFTLYYRQAEEPDDPSHASAWHLGPWTKVDTIAADESFPASASSSSWAGGTGLQLNVKERSFGPLTQRGFYVAFQDTGACLALVVVKIFSYSCPAVLQAFASFPETQASGAGGASLVEAVGTCVAQAEPEDDGVGSNPPRLHCNGEGEWMVAVGSCHCRPGYQPANGDRACQACPVGSFKAVAGGDSCSSCPSRSHSDIPGASTCPCLSGFYRSSTDPPEAPCTGPPSAPRDLWFEVQGSSLMLYWRLPQDLGGRGDVGFNIVCRQCGGQQGPESGACHHCGDEVYFDPRQQGLTESRVLVGGLQAHVPYILEVQSFNGVSKLSFDPPKTTSINVSIIHEVPPAVPLLHQVSRASDSITVSWPQPDQRHGRILDYQLRYYDQAEDEAHFSILTSETNTATVSQLSPGHVYGFQVRARSAAGHGPYGGKVYFQTLRQGELSHLIPERLPLVVGSALGALAFLVLAAITIFAFIFQRKRQRTGYTEPLQQYTSPSGLGVKYYIDPSTYEDPSQAIREFTREVDPAYVKIEEVIGPGSFGEVCRGWLQPRGRREQAVAIHTLWASGVESQRGAFLGRAAVLGQFHHPNVLRLEGVVTKSQPLMVLTELMENGPLDSFLRQQEGQFSNLQLVAMQRGVAAAMQYLSSCGFVHRVLTAHSVLVNGHLVCKVAHLSHGHSYLSHSSQGLQPPLRWAAPEVLTHGKFTTASDVWSFGILMWEVMSYGERPYWDMSDQEVLNAIEQEFRLPPPPGCPTGLHLLMLDTWQQDSAQRPQFDQLVAALDKMIRKPEMLQAGGVHRGRPSQILLSPVTLDFSSLETPQAWLAAIGMECYQDSFSKVGLCSFNEVAQLGLEDMPALGITLAGHQKKLLHNIHLLQQHLSQPGAVEV; from the exons ATGTCAATTAAAGGGGCCATTCAGCCTGGGGACAAAGTGGGGGATATGGTGTGGATCTGGATTCTCTTCTTTATACCTCCAACTTTAGCCCTTGAAG AAGTGTTACTGGATACTACGGGAGAGACATCCGAGATTGGTTGGCTCACCTACCCACCAGGAGGG TGGGATGAGGTCAGTGTCCTGGATAATCAGCAGCGCCTGACCCGGACATTTGAGGCATGCCATGTAGCAGAGGGCCTAGGCCTTGGACAGGACAACTGGCTACAAACCCATTTTGTGGATCGGCAAGGGGCCCATCGGGCACATATCCGGCTCCACTTCTCTGTGAGGGCATGTACCAGCCTGGGAGTGGGTGGAGGCACCTGCCGTGAGACTTTTACCCTCTACTACCGCCAGGCTGAAGAACCTGATGACCCCAGCCATGCATCAGCCTGGCATCTGGGGCCCTGGACCAAGGTGGACACAATTGCTGCAGATGAGAGCTTCCCTGCTTCCGCTTCTTCCTCCTCTTGGGCCGGTGGGACGGGGCTTCAGCTCAATGTCAAAGAGAGAAGCTTTGGGCCACTGACTCAGCGCGGCTTCTATGTGGCCTTCCAGGACACAGGGGCCTGCCTTGCCCTCGTGGTTGTAAAGATATTTTCCTATTCCTGCCCTGCTGTGCTTCAGGCCTTTGCTTCCTTTCCTGAGACACAAGCCAGTGGGGCAGGAGGGGCTTCCCTGGTGGAAGCAGTGGGCACCTGTGTGGCACAGGCCGAGCCTGAGGATGATGGAGTGGGCAGTAATCCCCCTAGGCTTCACTGTAATGGTGAAGGCGAGTGGATGGTGGCTGTAGGAAGCTGCCACTGTCGCCCTGGGTACCAGCCTGCGAATGGTGACAGAGCCTGCCAAG CCTGCCCCGTAGGCTCCTTTAAGGCTGTGGCTGGAGGAGATTCCTGTTCATCCTGCCCCTCCCGAAGCCACAGTGACATTCCTGGTGCATCGACATGTCCCTGCCTCAGTGGCTTCTATCGGTCCAGCACTGACCCCCCTGAAGCTCCCTGCACTG GGCCTCCATCAGCTCCCCGAGACCTTTGGTTTGAAGTACAAGGCTCATCTCTGATGCTTTACTGGCGACTTCCCCAAGACCTGGGTGGTCGAGGGGATGTAGGTTTCAACATCGTGTGCAGACAGTGTGGGGGCCAACAGGGTCCTGAGAGTGGGGCTTGTCACCACTGTGGAGATGAGGTGTACTTTGACCCTCGCCAGCAAGGCCTAACAGAAAGCCGAGTGCTGGTAGGAGGGCTACAGGCCCATGTGCCCTACATCCTGGAGGTGCAGTCTTTCAATGGAGTATCCAAGCTCAGCTTTGACCCTCCAAAGACCACATCCATCAATGTCAGCATCATCCATGAAG TCCCCCCGGCAGTTCCTCTGCTGCACCAAGTGAGCCGGGCATCTGACAGCATCACTGTGTCCTGGCCACAGCCTGACCAACGGCATGGGCGTATCCTGGACTATCAGCTCCGGTACTATGACCAG GCAGAAGATGAGGCCCATTTCTCCATACTGACCAGTGAGACCAACACAGCCACTGTATCACAGTTGAGCCCTGGTCATGTCTACGGTTTCCAGGTTCGGGCACGAAGCGCAGCAGGTCATGGCCCCTATGGGGGCAAAGTCTATTTCCAGACTCTCCGCCAAG GTGAGTTGTCCCATCTGATCCCGGAGAGGCTCCCATTGGTGGTTGGTTCTGCCCTGGGTGCTTTGGCCTTCCTCGTGCTGGCAGCCATCACCATCTTTGCCTTCATCTTCCAGAG GAAACGTCAACGGACAGGATACACGGAGCCTCTACAGCAATACACCAGCCCCAGTG GACTTGGAGTGAAGTACTACATTGATCCATCAACATATGAAGACCCTAGCCAGGCCATCAGAGAATTCACCAGGGAGGTAGATCCAGCATATGTCAAGATTGAGGAGGTCATTGGACCAG GCTCCTTTGGTGAAGTATGCAGAGGCTGGTTGCAGCCTCGAGGACGGCGGGAGCAAGCCGTAGCCATTCACACTTTATGGGCCAGTGGAGTAGAAAGCCAGCGTGGTGCTTTCCTGGGCCGGGCTGCAGTGCTGGGCCAGTTCCATCATCCTAATGTCCTTCGACTTGAGGGTGTAGTTACCAAGAGTCAACCCCTCATGGTGCTAACCGAGCTTATGGAGAATGGCCCATTGGACAGCTTCCTCAGG CAACAAGAGGGCCAGTTCAGTAATCTGCAGCTCGTGGCTATGCAGCGGGGTGTGGCGGCAGCCATGCAGTACCTGTCCAGCTGTGGCTTTGTACACAGGGTTTTAACTGCCCATAGTGTACTGGTCAATGGCCACCTGGTGTGCAAAGTGGCCCACCTTAGCCATGGCCACAGCTATCTGAGTCACAGCAGCCAG GGTTTACAACCTCCACTTCGCTGGGCAGCTCCTGAGGTCCTAACTCATGGAAAATTCACAACAGCCAGTGATGTCTGGAGTTTTGGGATCCTAATGTGGGAAGTGATGAGTTATGGGGAACGCCCATACTGGGACATGAGTGACCAAGAG gtGCTGAACGCTATAGAGCAGGAATTCCGGCTTCCTCCACCTCCAGGCTGCCCCACTGGACTGCACCTGCTGATGCTGGATACCTGGCAACAGGATTCTGCCCAGCGGCCTCAGTTTGACCAGCTGGTGGCTGCCTTGGACAAGATGATCCGCAAGCCCGAGATGCTACAGGCTGGCGGAGTCCATAGGGGAAG ACCATCACAGATCCTATTGAGTCCTGTGACCTTGGACTTCTCCTCATTGGAAACCCCCCAGGCCTGGTTGGCCGCCATCGGCATGGAGTGCTATCAGGACAGCTTCTCCAAAGTTGGGCTCTGTAGCTTCAATGAGGTGGCTCAGCTTGGTCTTGA
- the EPHB6 gene encoding ephrin type-B receptor 6 isoform X2, producing MSIKGAIQPGDKVGDMVWIWILFFIPPTLALEEVLLDTTGETSEIGWLTYPPGGWDEVSVLDNQQRLTRTFEACHVAEGLGLGQDNWLQTHFVDRQGAHRAHIRLHFSVRACTSLGVGGGTCRETFTLYYRQAEEPDDPSHASAWHLGPWTKVDTIAADESFPASASSSSWAGGTGLQLNVKERSFGPLTQRGFYVAFQDTGACLALVVVKIFSYSCPAVLQAFASFPETQASGAGGASLVEAVGTCVAQAEPEDDGVGSNPPRLHCNGEGEWMVAVGSCHCRPGYQPANGDRACQACPVGSFKAVAGGDSCSSCPSRSHSDIPGASTCPCLSGFYRSSTDPPEAPCTGPPSAPRDLWFEVQGSSLMLYWRLPQDLGGRGDVGFNIVCRQCGGQQGPESGACHHCGDEVYFDPRQQGLTESRVLVGGLQAHVPYILEVQSFNGVSKLSFDPPKTTSINVSIIHEVPPAVPLLHQVSRASDSITVSWPQPDQRHGRILDYQLRYYDQVRARSAAGHGPYGGKVYFQTLRQGELSHLIPERLPLVVGSALGALAFLVLAAITIFAFIFQRKRQRTGYTEPLQQYTSPSGLGVKYYIDPSTYEDPSQAIREFTREVDPAYVKIEEVIGPGSFGEVCRGWLQPRGRREQAVAIHTLWASGVESQRGAFLGRAAVLGQFHHPNVLRLEGVVTKSQPLMVLTELMENGPLDSFLRQQEGQFSNLQLVAMQRGVAAAMQYLSSCGFVHRVLTAHSVLVNGHLVCKVAHLSHGHSYLSHSSQGLQPPLRWAAPEVLTHGKFTTASDVWSFGILMWEVMSYGERPYWDMSDQEVLNAIEQEFRLPPPPGCPTGLHLLMLDTWQQDSAQRPQFDQLVAALDKMIRKPEMLQAGGVHRGRPSQILLSPVTLDFSSLETPQAWLAAIGMECYQDSFSKVGLCSFNEVAQLGLEDMPALGITLAGHQKKLLHNIHLLQQHLSQPGAVEV from the exons ATGTCAATTAAAGGGGCCATTCAGCCTGGGGACAAAGTGGGGGATATGGTGTGGATCTGGATTCTCTTCTTTATACCTCCAACTTTAGCCCTTGAAG AAGTGTTACTGGATACTACGGGAGAGACATCCGAGATTGGTTGGCTCACCTACCCACCAGGAGGG TGGGATGAGGTCAGTGTCCTGGATAATCAGCAGCGCCTGACCCGGACATTTGAGGCATGCCATGTAGCAGAGGGCCTAGGCCTTGGACAGGACAACTGGCTACAAACCCATTTTGTGGATCGGCAAGGGGCCCATCGGGCACATATCCGGCTCCACTTCTCTGTGAGGGCATGTACCAGCCTGGGAGTGGGTGGAGGCACCTGCCGTGAGACTTTTACCCTCTACTACCGCCAGGCTGAAGAACCTGATGACCCCAGCCATGCATCAGCCTGGCATCTGGGGCCCTGGACCAAGGTGGACACAATTGCTGCAGATGAGAGCTTCCCTGCTTCCGCTTCTTCCTCCTCTTGGGCCGGTGGGACGGGGCTTCAGCTCAATGTCAAAGAGAGAAGCTTTGGGCCACTGACTCAGCGCGGCTTCTATGTGGCCTTCCAGGACACAGGGGCCTGCCTTGCCCTCGTGGTTGTAAAGATATTTTCCTATTCCTGCCCTGCTGTGCTTCAGGCCTTTGCTTCCTTTCCTGAGACACAAGCCAGTGGGGCAGGAGGGGCTTCCCTGGTGGAAGCAGTGGGCACCTGTGTGGCACAGGCCGAGCCTGAGGATGATGGAGTGGGCAGTAATCCCCCTAGGCTTCACTGTAATGGTGAAGGCGAGTGGATGGTGGCTGTAGGAAGCTGCCACTGTCGCCCTGGGTACCAGCCTGCGAATGGTGACAGAGCCTGCCAAG CCTGCCCCGTAGGCTCCTTTAAGGCTGTGGCTGGAGGAGATTCCTGTTCATCCTGCCCCTCCCGAAGCCACAGTGACATTCCTGGTGCATCGACATGTCCCTGCCTCAGTGGCTTCTATCGGTCCAGCACTGACCCCCCTGAAGCTCCCTGCACTG GGCCTCCATCAGCTCCCCGAGACCTTTGGTTTGAAGTACAAGGCTCATCTCTGATGCTTTACTGGCGACTTCCCCAAGACCTGGGTGGTCGAGGGGATGTAGGTTTCAACATCGTGTGCAGACAGTGTGGGGGCCAACAGGGTCCTGAGAGTGGGGCTTGTCACCACTGTGGAGATGAGGTGTACTTTGACCCTCGCCAGCAAGGCCTAACAGAAAGCCGAGTGCTGGTAGGAGGGCTACAGGCCCATGTGCCCTACATCCTGGAGGTGCAGTCTTTCAATGGAGTATCCAAGCTCAGCTTTGACCCTCCAAAGACCACATCCATCAATGTCAGCATCATCCATGAAG TCCCCCCGGCAGTTCCTCTGCTGCACCAAGTGAGCCGGGCATCTGACAGCATCACTGTGTCCTGGCCACAGCCTGACCAACGGCATGGGCGTATCCTGGACTATCAGCTCCGGTACTATGACCAG GTTCGGGCACGAAGCGCAGCAGGTCATGGCCCCTATGGGGGCAAAGTCTATTTCCAGACTCTCCGCCAAG GTGAGTTGTCCCATCTGATCCCGGAGAGGCTCCCATTGGTGGTTGGTTCTGCCCTGGGTGCTTTGGCCTTCCTCGTGCTGGCAGCCATCACCATCTTTGCCTTCATCTTCCAGAG GAAACGTCAACGGACAGGATACACGGAGCCTCTACAGCAATACACCAGCCCCAGTG GACTTGGAGTGAAGTACTACATTGATCCATCAACATATGAAGACCCTAGCCAGGCCATCAGAGAATTCACCAGGGAGGTAGATCCAGCATATGTCAAGATTGAGGAGGTCATTGGACCAG GCTCCTTTGGTGAAGTATGCAGAGGCTGGTTGCAGCCTCGAGGACGGCGGGAGCAAGCCGTAGCCATTCACACTTTATGGGCCAGTGGAGTAGAAAGCCAGCGTGGTGCTTTCCTGGGCCGGGCTGCAGTGCTGGGCCAGTTCCATCATCCTAATGTCCTTCGACTTGAGGGTGTAGTTACCAAGAGTCAACCCCTCATGGTGCTAACCGAGCTTATGGAGAATGGCCCATTGGACAGCTTCCTCAGG CAACAAGAGGGCCAGTTCAGTAATCTGCAGCTCGTGGCTATGCAGCGGGGTGTGGCGGCAGCCATGCAGTACCTGTCCAGCTGTGGCTTTGTACACAGGGTTTTAACTGCCCATAGTGTACTGGTCAATGGCCACCTGGTGTGCAAAGTGGCCCACCTTAGCCATGGCCACAGCTATCTGAGTCACAGCAGCCAG GGTTTACAACCTCCACTTCGCTGGGCAGCTCCTGAGGTCCTAACTCATGGAAAATTCACAACAGCCAGTGATGTCTGGAGTTTTGGGATCCTAATGTGGGAAGTGATGAGTTATGGGGAACGCCCATACTGGGACATGAGTGACCAAGAG gtGCTGAACGCTATAGAGCAGGAATTCCGGCTTCCTCCACCTCCAGGCTGCCCCACTGGACTGCACCTGCTGATGCTGGATACCTGGCAACAGGATTCTGCCCAGCGGCCTCAGTTTGACCAGCTGGTGGCTGCCTTGGACAAGATGATCCGCAAGCCCGAGATGCTACAGGCTGGCGGAGTCCATAGGGGAAG ACCATCACAGATCCTATTGAGTCCTGTGACCTTGGACTTCTCCTCATTGGAAACCCCCCAGGCCTGGTTGGCCGCCATCGGCATGGAGTGCTATCAGGACAGCTTCTCCAAAGTTGGGCTCTGTAGCTTCAATGAGGTGGCTCAGCTTGGTCTTGA